TGCGGGCAGCCTCGCGCAGCGGATCCTTCGCACGGCGCGTATGGTTGCTGGCTTCGGTCGCCATGGTGGTGCACGGGGTGGGGCAGGGGATTGCCGCTTTTTACGATTACACGGCGATACAGCCGTGGTTCGCTCCCTGGTGGAGCGACGAGTTCCTCTTCTTCTGGGTGACGCCGCTGCTGGTGGCGGTGATCGCAGATCCCCTGGAGCCACGGCGCCGCCTCCCGCTGGCCGGCGTGCTCGACTTCCTGCAAGTATTCTTGCTGGGGCTGGCGTGGCACTTCACCGTATTCGGCGACGCCGCGGCCTGGGCCCAGGACGGGCCGGGAATGTCGCTGCTCAACTGGAAGGTCCGGCTGGGCCGCGACCTCTTTGTGCTGACCTGCCTGGTCAGCCGCAGCGTGTTTTCAGAGCTGGCGACTTCGCGGAACCTCTTCCGGCGGCTCACCTTTTTCTTTGCCACCTTCGCCATCGCCGATATCTCCTACCTGTATTGTGAGGCAATGCTCTCCCTCCGCTTCGGCACCGGGATGGACCTGATCTGGTCGCTGCCGCGGTGGCTGCTGATCCTGGGCGCGGTCTCGTGGGCGGGATCGGGTGAAGAGAGCGGGCGCATCATTCACCGGCGCCGGAACCTGACCCTGCACGCGGCGTCGCTGGTGGTTCCACTGCTGATCCTGGTGATGGCGGCGCAGCGGATCAGCGGTTCCCCGTTCCTGCTGTCGCTGCTGGGCGCTACCATCGCCTGCGCGGGGGCGCGCGTGCTGGTGACGCAGGACCGCCAGCTGGAGGTGCTGCGGGAGCTCACCCGCAGCCGCAACATGCTCTCCGCTGTGATCGAGGGGACTTCGCAAGCGATCTACTTGAAGGACTTGGGAGGCAAGTTCCTGCTGGCCAACTCGGCGGCCGCGCGGCTCCTGGGCCGCCGGCCTTCCGAGATCCTGGGAAACCACGACCGCGAAGTCCTGCCGCCGTCGTTGCAGCCGTACGCGGAGCAGGGGGACCGGCAGGTGCTGGCGACGGGACAGCCGTGCACGCAGGAAGCCGTGCTGGAGGTGGGGATGGAGAGACGCACCTTGCTTTCGACCAAGGCCCCCTACTTCGATCCCTCGGGCAAGATCGGCGGGATCCTCGGCATAGCCGTGGACGTGACCCCGCTGAAGGAGGCCCAGGTCGAACTGCAGCGCTGGAAGAACCGCTGCGAGAGCGCTTTGCGCGCCAGCCGCCACGTGATGTTCGAGCTCGAGCCCCTCTCCGGGAAGATCACCATCGACCGCACCTTCGACCGGTTCCTGGGTTACACGGCGGACCAATTGCCGACCCGCGCCTCGCAATGGCGCCGCCTGGTCCACGAAGACGATCGCGGCGGTTGCTACGAGGCCATCGGGCGCGCGGTCCGCAGCGGGGAGCCCTTCCGCTGCGAGTATCGCGTCCGGGGCAGCGGCGGCAACTTCCACCACGTGGTGGAGCACGGGCAGGTGTTCCCGGGGCAGGATAGGCGTCCCTTCCGGATCA
The window above is part of the Terriglobales bacterium genome. Proteins encoded here:
- a CDS encoding PAS domain-containing protein; translation: MARALAPASAADRALLWAASAALLVQSVALVVTSGVSAGLASNLIQLVLDGIAVAATLRAASRSGSFARRVWLLASVAMVVHGVGQGIAAFYDYTAIQPWFAPWWSDEFLFFWVTPLLVAVIADPLEPRRRLPLAGVLDFLQVFLLGLAWHFTVFGDAAAWAQDGPGMSLLNWKVRLGRDLFVLTCLVSRSVFSELATSRNLFRRLTFFFATFAIADISYLYCEAMLSLRFGTGMDLIWSLPRWLLILGAVSWAGSGEESGRIIHRRRNLTLHAASLVVPLLILVMAAQRISGSPFLLSLLGATIACAGARVLVTQDRQLEVLRELTRSRNMLSAVIEGTSQAIYLKDLGGKFLLANSAAARLLGRRPSEILGNHDREVLPPSLQPYAEQGDRQVLATGQPCTQEAVLEVGMERRTLLSTKAPYFDPSGKIGGILGIAVDVTPLKEAQVELQRWKNRCESALRASRHVMFELEPLSGKITIDRTFDRFLGYTADQLPTRASQWRRLVHEDDRGGCYEAIGRAVRSGEPFRCEYRVRGSGGNFHHVVEHGQVFPGQDRRPFRIIGFVEDVTEQRVASERLKHAQRLESLGTLAAGVAHDFNNLLTVINGYSELLLDEKHGSRVNDAAQSIHHASERAAGLVRQLLAFSRQQHLSPRVLDLNHSVSGVYKMLRRLIPENIEIRMDLEEEIGSVKADPGQLEQIILNLAVNARDAMPGGGALTIATFETKVLNVADWPYGILPGEYAVLSVEDTGIGIPFEIQARIFEPFFTTKEPGRGTGLGLATVHGIVTQSGGYVRVTSEPMRGAAFQVYLPKAAGRPAHDLGATPSIHLPGGREHILLVEDDPNVRKLVAGSLRNAGFEVTGVDDPRLALNLAKQRHIDLLISDLVLPGMNGRELSRKIIERSPETRVVFITGHIDHPVVDQVVAEKATVLQKPFSSGRLLDSVRRTLDA